The sequence CTATTTTGTTACAAAAGATTTACATAGAATTtgtttatttagaatttttataatCCATCTAGCATTCTATAAGAGAGAGAATTTTCTCATCTATCATCGTACTAGATCCCACACCCCAAGTGTCAATGATTTTTGCATTTTGATTTTCCCCTCCTCATTCAATCAACAGACAGCTTGATAAGAGAGAGAgtacttgatgagagagagaggggtttgatgagagagaatttgataaaagagAGAGGTTGAAGAGATAGATTGAAGACGGAGATGGAAGAGGAAGACGTAAATGAGAGAGATGGATTGGAATGGGTGATGAGgtcttacatttaaaaaaaaaaagtcgtgTGCAGTGTGTGATGAGAAACAGTTATTGATGCATAGCAACTCTCATAAGAGTAAATAATGTCTTGTATTGAAAGTATAATATGTTGTGCTACATTGCCTTATTATTAGACTTATCATCCaagacattatatataatttattctaaaGTATACAAAAAGagttatgttattatatatatgacattcccgtctcatttttatcttattatataaaattaagggCTCGATAAAAACGGACATGAGTGGAGGCCGGAGGCACCCTGGCGGCCTCCCCTCACTTTTTTGTGGACTTTATGCATGaatttgatttggttgattcatttttccattattttcttggtttgtaACCTTGGTGGGTCAAATTTCTGTTGTGCACAAGGTTTAATTGATGCTGCAAGTGGAAGGAatcacatatataaaatatctttgtCCACTGAATATATAAGAGCCTACAGAAAAATCTGCAGATATCATGACCTTAAATAATTATGTGAATGCAACAaattaaaaccatatatatatactcttttGATTTTGTGAACTTCGGCACATGATCAGCATGGTTTGATCTGTGTAAACTCTAGTTGTGTAGAGAGTACCTGAACATGATGAACTTTTGCTGTTGTCTggtttagaaaaaaaacaacataGTCGGTACTGTGGATGATGATATCTTACATTCTTTtgtaaagaaaagaagaaacaaagcgAATATTAGGACCCAGTTGTTTGACTAATCATATGAATCAAAGCATATGATTTTACCTCTAATTCACTGTTGCATGCTTGCTTGCATAGATGTCAAACTTATAAAAAGCACTTTATTTGATGATGATCTTCTCCTGATCATGTCCTCTCTAGAGATAAGACTTTCAGTTTCAGTACTGTATAGTTTAGAACTACTGTTTTGCCAACATTTCATGGTGGCTTTCAGGGGGAAGAATAATGGTATGAAAATATGAGCTAGCTGTGACTTTAAAAACATGCAGGACAAGAAATTATGAAACAGAGAGCTTGCCAACCTTGAATTCTGCTGCATGTTTTCTGTGTATTTAGTGAGGAAATGGATACACAGGCCTAGAAAAACATGAGAACTGTGAAGAATATGCGAGCATGGAGATGGCTAAGTACTTGCCTTTTCGATTGAAGAAGAGCCCATTCATGACGACTGCAGGatgaaaatatatctatatataccaAATTTTCAGACTATTTCTAGATTTGTAATCATCATCCTTGAAAATatcgattttctttttctttttaaggtgTTATGTAGGATTAATTGCCATTTTGTTTTACCTCTATAAGAGTAAATTCAAACGTGTAGTCCTAACTCCAAAGCCGGAAagacaaattaatatttttcattaaatcctATAACATAATTAGATCGATGGGTTATTTACgatcaaaatgattatatgtgatgaaaatatatttattttaataaaaaaagttatttaaaaaaaatgatcataaataaacagttttcttatattaatttaaatctacttactaatatttttagagCAAGAAGCGCTACAATGATCTCTCCATCTCATAATGACACTACACCAGCGACTCGAATTCATGACCTttaattctattattacttaatGCATGGACGGTGAACTACCAATCCGTCTAAAATTAATTAGTGTTAAATAAACGATCATGcacttaaatttttataacatttgatatcgTTGATCTATGTgaacttataaatttttagagCAATTGAAAGATCAGAAGATATTTTACTTGTTAACTAGCCAAACCAGAGTCTcgcaattataaattattttaaataaaatgtacgaaatttatatattctataattgtaaatattatttctcttatatatcatatatatttatcttttttataaggGGTATggttgatgcatgcatgcattgtcATTTGGAGAGGCACGCGCGATGGGGTATGGACTCTGCCCTCATCGTGATGAATGGGCTAACTGAGGATGAAAGCATCCGGAAATCCCCAAATGTGCTCTTAGTACTTGTACGtacatgtacgtacgtacgtgcatgcATGTTCGGGATATTAATTAAGTTAAGGCCACGTTTAGATAATAACGTAATTtcagataatttataaataataataaataataataataaatattaataaaatattaaataataataaagtgatCTCAAACGTAGCCAAATCTTCATCAAAGGACTTCTAGAATGGAAAATGACTTTGAGTTAGGTCTTTGATCAGCTGCAAACTTTCATTCGTCCGTCCGTATGAGTGGGAAATTGACTTTTATAACTTAAGAAGGTTTAGactgtatttggatgttgagttgagttgagttgagatcataaaatattgttagaatattattttttaatattattattattttgaaatttgaaaaagtttaattatttattatattttatattgggatttgaaaaagttgtaatgatgagatgaaatgagttgagataggttaaggttccaaacgaaaccttagataatgaattgagatgagatgaaaattaaataaaatattgttagaatattatttttgttttagaatttgaaaaagttaattttttattatattttatttgaaaatttgaaaaaattataatgattagatgagataagattaaatgagttgagatactttctgaaaacaaataataCTTAATTGTCCATTTTCTTGAGTTTGTTACCATAAAGATGAAACGGGCTAGCTAGCTAAATCTTCTTTAcaatagttatttatttatttttacgatCTAACTTAtcacattaatataatatttatattaatacatatatagtattttatcataaaattattttggttaTTCGATCGTGTTCttaaccataaaatattttattgatatctAAGCTTAaggtatttttctatttaaaagcTCAAAATTGAAATGTCAATAAGTTAGTTTTCAAACGAGCCGATCCAACTTGCCCAAAATTTCATGACTTGGCCTTTGGGTTTCGGCTCagttaatgttttctttttttgaaaggaGGCTCGATTAATGTTGGGTTGGGCTCTGGTTGCCTCGTGTTCATTTCCACAGCTAACTTACGTAGTATAACAAAAACATCTACCtaaaatagagtaatgttaaatatagtaatgaattttataagTGTTGggtacttattttaaaaaagagttgagtctattattaaaaaattaaatttttcatataaatttcatatttattcattttttttaaaaagagtacaCGACGTTTGCGCACATTGTAACTGTAACTGtaactataatttttcttaactaagacaaatgatatttataattttaaagtgtgcAACTTTCGTATACTCTCTTTGAAAAAGTAGGTAAATTTGAGGCAtgaaaatatattgttaaaatagtgaaccatattttttttcaaaagaaatattcgGGACTTGCATATATagttgtatctaacattatttattaagtaataaaagtattataatcataaagaaattttataaaaataaattttaaattgatgtaattttatgtGATACATTATAATCTAATATGTAACGTTAAAcctttataaatttacttttataaaatcgtGTCCAGAGCATTTCACATTAAACAAAACCCTACAATATTTAGAACAATATTAAATACTTGAAAAAGAAATCTTGTGCGTCTCTATTATATAGCACATTATTTCCCCTGTACATTCTGTACACCGACGCTCACCATCCTCATCCCCAAAATTTCCGGCAACTACGTGGCAGAACCACTGATTACGTGGCGCCGTAACAACACGTGTTCCCTAGCCTCCCAGACGTGCTCATCAAAGACAAGCACGCTCGCATTCATACACAAACAAAGATTCACAACCTCTGGAGTTTTCCGTCGAGTCCCTATAAAAACAGGGCTGTCTGCATCGACACAGATCAGAGCGTAGCAatcccacccaaaaaaaaaaaaaaaaaaaaaaaaaaaaaaaaaaaaagaaaaaattcaaattagcagCACAGCCAAAATACCAGAGAAAAGTGAGAGAAACATGACTTCGTTCATACCATGGTTCGGCGGCCGCCGTGATCACCCTTTCTCAACCGATATATGGGACCCTTTTAGCTTTGGAACCAGCTTGGGATCACAACAAAGTGACCGTGGCGATGAAACCTCTGCCCTCGCTAATGCTCAGGTCGATTGGCGTGAAACCGACACAGCACACGAGTTCCGTGTAGATCTTCCTGGTTAGCCTACTCGTTTAAAGCATCATCTCtgattttgtatgaaaaaaatcagatatatgcatgcattctaGCTTTAAGATGAGAGTAAGAGGAACTTTTCTTGTTATTTAGCTGACcaagttgataaaaaatatatatcaaatgaaaaaagaaacggAAGCAACGGCCATAGGTTGTGTAATAGGTTTGTGTGCTTTGGTTTCACCGGCGTGCAACTCAGTCAAGTCTTTATTGTCGATGTTACATATGATGTGCAATGGCAGGGGTGGGAAAAGAGAATGTAAAGGTGCAGGTGGAAGACAGCAACATTCTGCAGATCAGCGGGGAGAGGGTGTTGGAGAAGGAGGACAAGAACGACAAGTGGCACCGCATCGAGAGGCGGCGGGGAAGCTTTGTCAGGCGGTTCAGGCTGCCGGACAATGTTAACCTGAATGAGATCACATGCAAACTCGAGAATGG comes from Juglans microcarpa x Juglans regia isolate MS1-56 chromosome 8S, Jm3101_v1.0, whole genome shotgun sequence and encodes:
- the LOC121244757 gene encoding 18.1 kDa class I heat shock protein-like, producing the protein MTSFIPWFGGRRDHPFSTDIWDPFSFGTSLGSQQSDRGDETSALANAQVDWRETDTAHEFRVDLPGVGKENVKVQVEDSNILQISGERVLEKEDKNDKWHRIERRRGSFVRRFRLPDNVNLNEITCKLENGVLTVQVPKKEPDQTAKNVRSIDVA